Within Raineyella sp. W15-4, the genomic segment CCGGGGGTTTCAGACGCCCTGCGCGGCGAGCCAGCGCTCGGCGTCGAGGGCCGCGGCGCAGCCCGTCCCGGCGGCCGTGATCGCCTGCCGGTAGGTGTGGTCGACCACGTCGCCGCAAGCGAAGACGCCGTCGAGGTTGGTGGCGGTGCTGTCCCTCGCGACCCGGACGTAGCCGCCCTCGTCGAGCTCCACCTGGCCGCGGAACAGCTCCGAGCGAGGGTTGTGACCGATCGCGATGAACAGCCCCTCCACAGGAACCTCGCGCAGGTGACCGGTCGTCGTGTCCTTCAGGGTGACCGACTCGACCTTGCCGTCGCCGTTGATCGCGGAGACCTCGCTGTTCCAGGCGAAGGAGATCTTCGGGTCGTCCATCGCCCGGTCGACCATGATCTTGGACGCCCGCAGCTGGTCACGCCGGTGGATCATCAGCACCGACCGGCCGAACCGGGACAGGAAGGTCGCCTCCTCGACCGCGGAGTCACCACCGCCGACGACGGCGATCGGCTTGTCCCGGAAGAAGAATCCGTCGCAGGTGGCGCACCAGGACACGCCGTGGCCGGACAGCCGGTCCTCGTCGGGCAGGCCGAGCCGGCGGTAGCCGGAGCCGGTCGCCAGGATCACCGCCCGGGCGTGGTGGATGTCATCGTTGGAGTCCTTGACCACCTTGACGTCACCGGTCAGGTCGACATCGACGACGTCCTCGGTGATGAACTCCGCGCCGAACCGTTCGGCCTGGGCCCGCATGTTGTCCATCAACTCGGGTCCCTGGATGCCCTCGGGGAAGCCAGGGAAGTTCTCGACCTCGGTGGTCGTCATCAGGGCGCCGCCAGCGTCCACGGCACCCTCGATGACCAGCGGCTCCAGCTGCGCCCGGGCCGCGTAGATGGCCGCGGTGTAACCGGCCGGGCCACTGCCGATGATGATCAGGTCGCGTACGTCGCTCATGGGTTTCCTCGTTCGGGGGTCGGTCGCCGGGACAACCGTTCTGTCCGGCCCATTATTCCCGCTCCCCCGGTCCCGGCTCACCCCTCCGGATACCTGGTCCGGTACTGGTCCACCGTGTCGTTCTTCAGCGCGTCGCTCAGTTCGGCCAGCTTGGCCTCGTCGACGATGTCGATCGCCTGCTTGTCGGCCGACCAACCGGTCCCGGCGACCGGAGCCTGCATCAGGTGGATGTCGTCGCCGGTGATCCCGCGCAGCGACATGCCGGTCTTGAGCAACTCGGTGTCGGTCAGCCCGGCGTCGACGGTGAGGTACTTCGAGAAGCTGGAGACGAAGTTCGTGAACTGCCCCGGGTTGGCCAGCACATCGGTGCTCAACGCCTTGCGGATGATCGCCTGGACGACGGTGCGCTGCCGTTCGGCGCGGTCGAAGTCGCCGCGGGGCAGGTCGTAGCGTTCCCGGACGTATGCCAGCGCGTTGTCACCCTGGAGGGTGACGTCACCCTGCGGGAAGACCATGTCCTGGTGGCTCGCGTTCGGGTTGTACACGGTGACCCCGCCCAGGGCGGTGGTCATGTCCTTGAACCCCTGGAAGTCCGTGGTGACGATGTGGTCGATCGGCACCCCCAGCAGGTCCTGCATGGTCCGCACGGTCAGCGCCTGGCCGCCCCAGGAGTACGCCGCGTTGATCTTGGCGCTGCCGTGGTCGGGGATCGGCACCCACATGTCACGCGGGAAGGAGATGATCGTGACGCTCTTGCGGTCGGCCGGGACGTGGACCAGCATCAGCGCGTCGCTGCGGCCCCGCTCGGAGCTGACGTCGCGGGTGTCGGTGCCCATCACGATGTAGTTCAGCGCGTCCCCCTGCTTCGGCTGCGGGGTGATCACACCGCTGGTGCGGTGCACATTGCTGTCGAAGGAGGTGCGGATCGCGTTCAGGTAGAGGCCGAGCGCACCGACGACGATCAGGATGACCGCGAGCAGCGCGCCGACGGCGATCAGCACCGGGTGGCGCCGCTTCGCGGGTCTCTTTCCCGGGTCCCCCGTCGCGGCCGCTGCTTCTCCGTACGGGCTGTCGGTCATCTGCCATCCTCTGAACGCCTGGTGTCGTGCTGCAGACCAGTCTGGCCATCCACGGGTCACTTCCCAACCGCGGAGCCGTGGAATTGGACCGCATTGTGCTTCCCGTCACGTGGGTCGACCGCGATCGTCACGTTCCCGGCGTCCGCGCGGGGGATGGCGAACCCGACGTGCGCCTTGCGCTGCGCCCCGGCCGGGACCGGGTCGGCGAAACCCACCCCGAAGGTGCCGCCGGCATCGCTCAGCATCACCGCGCCGACGGTGTCCCGGTAGTACCCGTGGATCACCACCCCGGTCGCGTCGTACGCCGCGGCGGTGGAGTTGGTGATGACGACGTCCGCGACCACCACCTCGCCACCGGTGCCCTCCGCGCCGATGATCCCGGCCGGGGCGGTGGCCGCGGTGATGCCGTCGATCTGGATCGCCAGGCCGTCGGGGAAGTCGGCCGCCTGGTCGAGGGTGAGCTGCTCGCCCACCGGCGGGGTGCTCGGCGGGTCGGTGAGGTCGGGCGCCGGCGTGGTCGCGGCGTCGGAGCTGACGGCGGGCGCGGAAACCGCCGGGGATCCCGTCGCGGTGGGCGTACCGGCCGCAGAACAGGCCCCGAGCAGGGGGATGAGGAGCAGGAGGGCGGCCGCGCCGTTTCGCATGACCCGACGGTAGCCGACCAGCCGGGGTGTAGAGGAAAGTCCTGCGCCCGCGATTCACAGGAACTTATGGATTACGAAAGAAGTATCACGTAGAATCGGCGCATGATCGAGGTCAAGCACCTGCGGCTGATCGCAGCCATCGACAAGTACGGCACCCTGTCGGGCGCCGCTCGTGAGCTCGGCCTCTCCCAGCCCGCCATCACCCAGCAGATGCAGCGGCTGGAGAAGGAGCTCGGCACCCCCCTGGTGACGAAGCAGTCCCGCGGGGTCAGTCTCACCTCGGCCGGCCGGGTGTTGCTGCGGCATGCCGGCCAGGTGCTGCCGTCGTTGTCCCGGGCCGAGTCCGAGATCGCCGCCATCGCCGGCCTGCGCGGCGGCGAGATCCGGATCAGTGCCTTCGCCTCGGGGGCGGCGGCGCTGCTGCCGGGCGCCCTGGCGCGGATGGCCGACGAGCACCCCGGGATCAGCTTCCGGCTCGGTGAGGCCGAGACGGAGGAGTCCCTCGAGCTGCTCCGCAAGGGCGACTGTGAGATCGCCCTGGTGTACGAGTACCACTCCGAGAACATGACGCTGCGCCGGCCCGATCTGCGCCACGATCCCGACGAGATCTGGCAGACCGCGCTGGAGGAGCACATCTGGGTGGCCATGCCGCGGTCGCACCCGCTGGCGGCCGAGCCGGCGGTGGACGTGAGCGATCTGGAGGGTGCCCGGTGGATCTCCGGCTGTCCCTCCTGTCAGGGCAACCTGGTCGACGTCTGTTCGGTGGCCGGCTTCCAGCCCGACATCACGTACGAGACCGACGACTACATCGCCCTGCAGGGCCTTGCTGCCGCGGGGCTGGGCGTCGCCCTGCTGCCGGACCTGATGCTGATGGCCACCCGGAGCGACTCCGACCTGGTCCTCAAGCCCCTGCTGCAGCAGCGGTTCCGCCGGGTGTCGGTGGTGACGACCAAGGCACTGGCCTCGGTGCCCGGCGTGTTGGAGACGATGCATGCCATCGTCGAGGTCGGCCAGAACCTGCCGCTGCCGGAGGCGGTACGCGAGCCGGCGGCGGTCGCGGAGCGGGAGGCCGTCGGGGAACCCGCATAGCGGCCGGGTCCGGGACCCGGAGAGCCCACAGTGAGCGATCGGACGCCGTCCGCCCGCACCGGCCGCGGCCGTGGGAGCGCCCTGATCCGCGATGACGCGCCGCTGCCGATCGGGATCGGTCTGATCCTCGTCTCGGCGGCGCTGGTCGTCGTCGCGATCGGACTGCGCTACATCGCCGGGATCGTCGGGCCGACGTTCCTCGCGCTCACCCTGGTGCTCACCGTCGGTCCGATGCGGCAGCGGCTGGTCCGCTGGCACCTCCCCGGCTGGCTGGCCAGCCTGCTGATGCTGATCCTGCTCTACGCGGTGATCTTCGGCATCCTCACCGGAGTCGCGGTGTCGATCGCCCAGCTGGTGCAGGTGCTGCCCCGGTACGCGGGCACCGTCAACGAGATGTCCGGCGAGGTGCTGCGGTGGCTGTCGGAGCGCGGGATCGACACCTCCAACGCCGACCTGCTGCTCGGCCAGCTCGACCTGGGCCGGATCATCCAGCTGCTGCAGGGCCTGCTGGCCGGGGTCTCCTCGGCCGGGACGATCATCTTCGTGCTCGCCATGGCGGTGGCCTTCCTGCTCGTCGACTCCACCGCGATGGAGGGCAGGCTGGCGTCCCTGCGGCAGTACCAGCCGTACCTGGCTGCGGCACTCGGCGACTTCGGCTACCGGGTGCGTCGTTACTGGGTGGTCAACACCCTGTTCGGCCTGATCGTGGCGGTGCTGGACACCATCGTGCTGTTCGCGCTCGGGGTGCCGTTGCCGTTCGTCTGGGGCCTGTTCGCCTGGGTGACCAACTACATCCCCAACATCGGCTTCGTCGTCGGTCTGGTCCCCCCGGCGCTGCTCGCCCTGCTGGACGGCGGCCCGGTGGAGGCGCTGATCGTGGTGATCGCCTACTCGGTGCTCAACTTCGTCATCCAGGCGATCATCCAGCCGAAGTTCACCGGGGACGCCGTCGGGCTGAACACCACCGTGACCTTCGTCTCACTGGTCTTCTGGACCAGTGTGATCGGCGCCCTGGGGTCGATCCTCGCCGTGCCGCTGACCCTGTTCGCCAAGTCGCTGCTGATCGACTCCAGCCCGCGGCTGCAGTGGGTGAACGTCTTCCTGCGCTCCAAGGACGCCGAGGAACCGCCGGTCCGACCCCAGTGGCAGCTGCACCATGTCCCCTCGCTGCCACGGTGGCTGCCCTGGACGGATCGCCCGGCGGCCGGTGGATCGGCGGAGACACCGGCGAGGGAGACGGAGAGCCCGGCGAGGGAGACGGAGAGCCCGGCGAAGCCCGGCCCGGCCGACCAGCACCCGGTGGGAGACGGTCAGACCGACGTGGAAAGATGACGAGCACCACCGTGATCCGCACGAAGGAGTGATCCGTGACCGAGTTCTTCTATGAGGACATGCTGCCGGCCGTCACGCCGGACGAGACGCCGTACCGTCTGCTCACGACCGAGGGGGTCCGGACCGTCGAAGGGCCCGGTGGGCGTACGTTCCTCGAGGTCGACCCGGAGGCGATCACCCTCCTCACGGAGACGGCGATGCACGACATCGCCCACTTCCTGCGTCCGGCGCACCTCGCCCAGCTGGCGAAGATCCTCGACGACCCGGAGGCCTCGAACAACGACAAGTTCGTCGCCCTGGACCTGCTGAAGAACGCCAACATCGCCTCCGGCGGGGTGCTGCCGATGTGCCAGGACACCGGCACGGCGATCGTCTCGGCCCACCGCGGACAGCAGGTGCTGACCTCGGTGCAGGACGAGGTGCCGATCTCGCAGGGCGTCTACAACGCCTACACCCGGCTCAACCTGCGCTACTCGCAGAACGCCCCGCTGACCATGTGGGACGAGAAGAACACCGGCTGCAACCTGCCGGCCCAGATCGACATCGCCGCGGACACCCACCCCGGTCACGAGACCGAGTACGAGTTCCTCTTCATGGCCAAGGGCGGCGGGTCGGCCAACAAGTCCTACCTGTACCAGGAGACCAAGGCGATCCTCAACGAGGACGCCATGATGGAGTTCCTCGACGAGAAGCTGCGGACCCTCGGCACCGCCGCCTGCCCGCCCTACCACCTCGCCGTGGTGATCGGCGGCACCTCCGCGGAGGCCGCGCTGAAGACCGCGAAGTACGCCTCCGCGAAGTACCTCGACACGCTGCCCACCGAGGGATCGGCGAGCGGCCACGGCTTCCGCGATCCGGCGATGGAGCAGAAGGTCCTGCAGCTGACCCAGGACTTCGGCATCGGCGCACAGTTCGGCGGCAAGTACTTCTGCCATGACGTCCGGGTCGTCCGGCTGCCGCGGCACGGCGCCTCGCTGCCGGTGGCCATCGCGGTCTCCTGCTCCGCCGACCGCCAGTGCAAGGGCAAGATCACCCCGGAGGGGGTGTTCCTCGAGCAGCTCGAGTTCGAGCCCGGCCACTACCTGCCCGAGGTCACCCACGAGCACGTCGGTGCCGAGGACGAGGCCGTTGCGGTCGACCTCAACCGGCCGATGGCCGAGGTGCTCGCCGAGCTGACGAAGTACCCGGTGAAGACCCGGCTGTCGCTGACCGGCACCCTGGTCGTCGCCCGCGACATCGCCCACGCCAAGATCCGCGAACGCCTCGACGCCGGCGAGGAGATGCCGCAGTACCTCAAGGACCACCCGGTCTACTACGCCGGCCCGGCCAAGACCCCGGAGGGGATGGCCTCCGGCTCGTTCGGGCCGACAACCGCCGGCCGGATGGACTCCTACGTCGACCAGTTCCAGGCAGCCGGCGGCTCGATGATCATGCTGGCCAAGGGCAACCGGTCGAAGGCCGTCACCGACGCCTGCGCCGCACACGGCGGCTTCTACCTCGGCTCGATCGGCGGCCCGGCGGCCCGGCTCGCCCAGGACTGCATCAAGAAGGTCGAGGTGCTGGAGTACCCCGAGCTCGGCATGGAGGCCGTCTGGCGGATCGAGGTGGAGGACTTCCCGGCCTTCATCATCGTCGACGACAAGGGCAACGACTTCTTCTCCTCGGTCAGCAAGCCGATCGCCCGGACCATCCCGGTGCGGGCGGGAGCCAAGTAGGCCGAATCGGAGGATCGGCGGGTCCCCACCGCACCTCCACCTCCGCGTTTCGCCCGTGCATTGGTGTTGGACTACAGACGACAACGCTCGGGCGAAACGCGGAGGCCGCCGGCCGAGTCTCGGTGCGGTGTCAGTGCCGGAGTGAATCATCATGGACGTGAGCGAGACATCGCCAAGTACGCCAGAGGCGAGGTGTTGCTGACCGTCCGCGTTGCTCGAGAGCGCGCCCCTGCTCAGTGAGTTCTCGGATTGGCACGCCGTGCTGAATCGCTACCTCCATGTGCCGGTGAACCCTGGCGAGTCGGAGGACGAGTGGGAGTTGCGCTGGACCGCGCTCGATGACGACTTCGGCGCGCGAGCGAAGCCTTACGACGCGGCCCCGATCACCGAATGGCCCGACGAACTGCGTGCCGAGATCGAGTCTTCGTGGGAGGCGATCTTCGATCCGGCGACATGGCGACCGAAGCTCAACCTCCAAGCCACGATCAGTGAACTCCGCACCGCTGATGTTGTTCGGGCGGTCCGTATCCGCTGAGTGAAGGGCGTCAGCGATGTCACTCGTGCCCATCCAAGGTTGCTCTTTTGGGTGAGGTCCTTTGGGTGAGACCGGAATCTGAGTATCAGATATGATGGCTTCATGCGAACCCTCACTGCGACTGAGGCGTCTCGTCATTTCTCCGACCTGCTCGACGCGATCGAGGCCGGCGAGACCGTCACCGTGACCCGAGGAGGCCGGCCGATCGTCGAGATGCGCCCCGCGCCCCACCGCACCGGGCGTGATCTCCGTACGGCCCTGGCCGGCCTGGCTCCGCCGGATGACCGGTTCGCTGCCGACATCGCGGACGCTGTGGCGAATCTTACCGACGAGCAGGCGGACCCATGGGCAGACGTCTGATCCTCGACACCAATGTCCTGATCGACTATGAACGCGGCGCCGTCGACCGGGCTGCGCTGGACGACGATGAGCTGGCCATCGCCGCCATCACCGTGGCCGAATACCGCACCGGTATCGAGCTGGCGGATACGGCGGAGCGTGCCGCCGCTCGTTCCCGCGCGCTGGCGGTGATCACCGACACCGTGGACGTGCTGGAGTACACGGAGGCCACCGCTGTCCAGCATGCCCGGCTGATCGCTGCTGCTCGACGGTCCGGGAAGCCCCGCGGAGCCCATGACCTGATCATCGCCGCGCATGCTGCCCAGACCGGGCGGGTGCTGCTCAGCCGGGACGCGTCAGCCCGCTTCGCCGACCTGCCCGGTGTGGTGGCCGAGGAGCCGTGACCGGGTGACATCAGCCCGACGAGGACAAGGTGCGTACCGGTCCGGTCGGTGATCCACAGATGTCCGCCCTGCAGGCCCGTACGGCGCGAGCGGAGCGACTAAAATTTGTTCCTAGCACAACGCCGAGCGGCGCGGCATCCCGGTCGTAGGACCAGGCCCCTCAGGGGCCGCCGGGACCGG encodes:
- the trxB gene encoding thioredoxin-disulfide reductase yields the protein MSDVRDLIIIGSGPAGYTAAIYAARAQLEPLVIEGAVDAGGALMTTTEVENFPGFPEGIQGPELMDNMRAQAERFGAEFITEDVVDVDLTGDVKVVKDSNDDIHHARAVILATGSGYRRLGLPDEDRLSGHGVSWCATCDGFFFRDKPIAVVGGGDSAVEEATFLSRFGRSVLMIHRRDQLRASKIMVDRAMDDPKISFAWNSEVSAINGDGKVESVTLKDTTTGHLREVPVEGLFIAIGHNPRSELFRGQVELDEGGYVRVARDSTATNLDGVFACGDVVDHTYRQAITAAGTGCAAALDAERWLAAQGV
- a CDS encoding LCP family protein; the protein is MTDSPYGEAAAATGDPGKRPAKRRHPVLIAVGALLAVILIVVGALGLYLNAIRTSFDSNVHRTSGVITPQPKQGDALNYIVMGTDTRDVSSERGRSDALMLVHVPADRKSVTIISFPRDMWVPIPDHGSAKINAAYSWGGQALTVRTMQDLLGVPIDHIVTTDFQGFKDMTTALGGVTVYNPNASHQDMVFPQGDVTLQGDNALAYVRERYDLPRGDFDRAERQRTVVQAIIRKALSTDVLANPGQFTNFVSSFSKYLTVDAGLTDTELLKTGMSLRGITGDDIHLMQAPVAGTGWSADKQAIDIVDEAKLAELSDALKNDTVDQYRTRYPEG
- a CDS encoding LysR family transcriptional regulator, whose product is MIEVKHLRLIAAIDKYGTLSGAARELGLSQPAITQQMQRLEKELGTPLVTKQSRGVSLTSAGRVLLRHAGQVLPSLSRAESEIAAIAGLRGGEIRISAFASGAAALLPGALARMADEHPGISFRLGEAETEESLELLRKGDCEIALVYEYHSENMTLRRPDLRHDPDEIWQTALEEHIWVAMPRSHPLAAEPAVDVSDLEGARWISGCPSCQGNLVDVCSVAGFQPDITYETDDYIALQGLAAAGLGVALLPDLMLMATRSDSDLVLKPLLQQRFRRVSVVTTKALASVPGVLETMHAIVEVGQNLPLPEAVREPAAVAEREAVGEPA
- a CDS encoding AI-2E family transporter; translation: MSDRTPSARTGRGRGSALIRDDAPLPIGIGLILVSAALVVVAIGLRYIAGIVGPTFLALTLVLTVGPMRQRLVRWHLPGWLASLLMLILLYAVIFGILTGVAVSIAQLVQVLPRYAGTVNEMSGEVLRWLSERGIDTSNADLLLGQLDLGRIIQLLQGLLAGVSSAGTIIFVLAMAVAFLLVDSTAMEGRLASLRQYQPYLAAALGDFGYRVRRYWVVNTLFGLIVAVLDTIVLFALGVPLPFVWGLFAWVTNYIPNIGFVVGLVPPALLALLDGGPVEALIVVIAYSVLNFVIQAIIQPKFTGDAVGLNTTVTFVSLVFWTSVIGALGSILAVPLTLFAKSLLIDSSPRLQWVNVFLRSKDAEEPPVRPQWQLHHVPSLPRWLPWTDRPAAGGSAETPARETESPARETESPAKPGPADQHPVGDGQTDVER
- a CDS encoding fumarate hydratase, producing MLPAVTPDETPYRLLTTEGVRTVEGPGGRTFLEVDPEAITLLTETAMHDIAHFLRPAHLAQLAKILDDPEASNNDKFVALDLLKNANIASGGVLPMCQDTGTAIVSAHRGQQVLTSVQDEVPISQGVYNAYTRLNLRYSQNAPLTMWDEKNTGCNLPAQIDIAADTHPGHETEYEFLFMAKGGGSANKSYLYQETKAILNEDAMMEFLDEKLRTLGTAACPPYHLAVVIGGTSAEAALKTAKYASAKYLDTLPTEGSASGHGFRDPAMEQKVLQLTQDFGIGAQFGGKYFCHDVRVVRLPRHGASLPVAIAVSCSADRQCKGKITPEGVFLEQLEFEPGHYLPEVTHEHVGAEDEAVAVDLNRPMAEVLAELTKYPVKTRLSLTGTLVVARDIAHAKIRERLDAGEEMPQYLKDHPVYYAGPAKTPEGMASGSFGPTTAGRMDSYVDQFQAAGGSMIMLAKGNRSKAVTDACAAHGGFYLGSIGGPAARLAQDCIKKVEVLEYPELGMEAVWRIEVEDFPAFIIVDDKGNDFFSSVSKPIARTIPVRAGAK
- a CDS encoding DUF3841 domain-containing protein, yielding MLESAPLLSEFSDWHAVLNRYLHVPVNPGESEDEWELRWTALDDDFGARAKPYDAAPITEWPDELRAEIESSWEAIFDPATWRPKLNLQATISELRTADVVRAVRIR
- a CDS encoding type II toxin-antitoxin system prevent-host-death family antitoxin, which produces MRTLTATEASRHFSDLLDAIEAGETVTVTRGGRPIVEMRPAPHRTGRDLRTALAGLAPPDDRFAADIADAVANLTDEQADPWADV
- a CDS encoding type II toxin-antitoxin system VapC family toxin, which produces MGRRLILDTNVLIDYERGAVDRAALDDDELAIAAITVAEYRTGIELADTAERAAARSRALAVITDTVDVLEYTEATAVQHARLIAAARRSGKPRGAHDLIIAAHAAQTGRVLLSRDASARFADLPGVVAEEP